A portion of the Sphingomonas sp. genome contains these proteins:
- a CDS encoding nuclear transport factor 2 family protein has protein sequence MMTPEEIAKAFYGALAKRDWEALRALLHPDATWTLPGENAVSEMAVGAADVIDRVKLIISYGVSVKLENILLSRDNMALSLHNTAERDGIFLDEKLATVCHFEKGLIASIETFLSDVPGMNKFFV, from the coding sequence ATGATGACACCCGAAGAAATCGCAAAAGCATTTTATGGCGCTTTGGCAAAGCGCGACTGGGAGGCGTTGCGAGCTCTGTTGCACCCAGACGCCACTTGGACCCTGCCAGGAGAAAACGCCGTGTCGGAAATGGCCGTAGGAGCGGCAGACGTTATCGACCGCGTGAAACTGATTATCAGCTATGGAGTTTCTGTTAAATTAGAGAATATTCTTCTGAGCCGAGACAATATGGCACTGAGTCTCCACAACACAGCGGAGCGCGATGGAATTTTTTTGGACGAGAAACTCGCAACAGTTTGTCACTTTGAAAAAGGCCTAATTGCCAGTATAGAGACTTTTTTATCCGACGTTCCTGGCATGAATAAGTTCTTCGTATAA
- a CDS encoding TonB-dependent receptor, translating to MIRISIATLLASTSIAPAFAQATANAQESETILVVGQRDLLALEARTQAGSRLPLTARETPATVEVITQDELQLRGLRTAREAFNDVAGAVSGNVPGNPAVISLRGFSGNAVSILQDGVRISTSTVVQRDSNTWHYDRIEVLKGPASVLYGEGALAGVINKVTRKPTLDGRRFDSLLSGGSFGTLFAAAGANLPLSAKIALRADASYRRSDSLYDVDNNGTMSAGLTASLLFRPSDRLTVLVAIDHFEDRYDATYQGLPLIPRAYARDPSDAVSSVSDLVADRALRHRNYNPQGAFSNADETTARARVDWRLARAWTLALDLTGYTAKRAFVLSDDQHFLAPTAAFPNGSFRQSFQDFRHDHRFANLRATIVGDTSIAGMRNRISLGAEANHTDFETLRQETGQQALPPIDVPTPRPSPLPTGRGIFDSLDVTFRSKLNQVSLFGENALNLTPRWLVVGGVRWDHIALTRTTVANATGSTDRNAPSFDPVTWRVGTTYAVRPELTLYAQYTTAVSPVSSILLASIANSRFRLTQGHAYEAGFKASGANGRFDVTGAVFRIEQRDILTRDPANPALAVQGGRQSAQGAELSAAMLPSPRLRLTAGLSYTDARYDMLAERVGGVRVDRSGNRPINVPATTVNATALYKVTDAITVGGFARHAGSFMTDTANAIRVAGHTVVDASIAWRVRHNTTLTFRGRNLTNAFYGEFSGYPSTNVYIGAPRSFEIALAVRI from the coding sequence TTGATCAGGATCTCGATCGCGACGCTGCTGGCGTCGACCTCGATCGCGCCGGCGTTCGCCCAGGCGACAGCGAATGCCCAGGAATCGGAGACCATCCTGGTCGTCGGCCAGCGCGATCTGCTCGCCCTGGAGGCGCGCACCCAGGCGGGCAGCCGGCTGCCGCTCACCGCGCGGGAAACGCCTGCCACTGTCGAGGTGATCACCCAGGACGAATTGCAGCTTCGGGGCCTGCGAACTGCGCGTGAAGCATTCAACGACGTCGCAGGCGCCGTTTCCGGCAACGTGCCCGGCAATCCTGCCGTGATCTCGTTGCGGGGCTTCTCCGGCAACGCGGTTTCGATCCTGCAGGACGGGGTGCGGATTTCCACTTCGACCGTGGTCCAGCGGGACAGCAACACCTGGCACTATGATCGCATCGAAGTGCTGAAAGGCCCCGCGTCGGTGCTGTATGGCGAAGGCGCGCTGGCGGGCGTGATCAACAAGGTGACCCGCAAGCCAACCCTGGACGGCCGACGGTTTGACTCGCTCCTGTCTGGCGGAAGCTTCGGCACCCTCTTTGCCGCAGCCGGTGCGAACCTGCCGCTCTCCGCGAAAATCGCATTGCGGGCCGACGCCAGCTATCGACGCTCGGACAGCCTCTACGATGTCGACAACAACGGCACCATGTCCGCTGGGCTGACCGCCAGCCTGCTGTTTCGCCCGAGCGATCGCCTGACGGTACTGGTGGCCATCGATCACTTCGAAGATCGCTACGACGCGACCTATCAGGGTTTGCCGCTGATCCCCCGCGCCTATGCGCGCGATCCGAGTGATGCGGTATCTTCGGTGTCCGACCTCGTCGCCGACCGTGCCTTGCGCCACCGCAACTACAATCCGCAGGGCGCCTTTTCCAACGCCGACGAGACGACGGCGCGCGCGCGGGTCGACTGGCGACTAGCGCGCGCCTGGACGCTTGCGCTTGACCTCACCGGCTATACGGCCAAGCGCGCCTTTGTCCTGAGCGACGACCAGCATTTCCTCGCGCCGACCGCGGCTTTCCCGAACGGCAGTTTTCGGCAGAGCTTTCAGGACTTCCGCCACGACCACCGCTTCGCGAACCTACGCGCGACGATCGTCGGCGACACCAGCATCGCCGGCATGCGCAATCGCATCAGCCTTGGGGCAGAGGCGAACCATACCGACTTCGAGACCCTGCGCCAGGAAACAGGGCAGCAGGCGCTTCCGCCCATCGACGTTCCCACGCCCAGGCCGTCTCCTCTCCCGACCGGGCGCGGTATCTTCGACAGCCTCGATGTCACCTTCCGATCAAAGCTCAACCAGGTGTCGCTGTTTGGCGAGAATGCACTGAACCTCACACCGCGCTGGCTAGTGGTCGGCGGCGTCCGCTGGGACCATATCGCCCTGACTCGCACAACGGTCGCCAATGCGACGGGCAGCACCGACCGCAATGCACCAAGCTTCGATCCAGTGACCTGGCGGGTCGGTACAACCTACGCGGTGCGGCCGGAACTGACCCTGTACGCGCAATATACCACCGCCGTTTCCCCGGTGTCCTCGATCCTGCTGGCATCGATCGCCAATTCGCGATTCCGGCTCACGCAGGGGCATGCCTATGAGGCCGGCTTCAAAGCCAGCGGCGCGAACGGTCGCTTCGACGTTACTGGCGCGGTCTTCCGCATCGAGCAACGCGACATCCTGACGCGGGACCCCGCCAATCCCGCGCTGGCGGTGCAGGGCGGCCGCCAGTCGGCGCAGGGGGCGGAGCTTAGCGCGGCGATGCTGCCCTCGCCGCGCCTGCGCTTAACGGCCGGGCTGTCCTATACCGACGCGCGCTACGACATGCTCGCCGAACGGGTTGGCGGCGTCCGCGTGGATCGCAGCGGCAATCGGCCGATCAACGTGCCTGCGACCACCGTGAATGCAACAGCGCTATACAAGGTTACAGACGCGATCACCGTGGGCGGCTTTGCCCGGCATGCGGGCAGCTTCATGACCGACACTGCCAACGCCATCCGGGTCGCCGGGCATACGGTGGTGGATGCCAGCATCGCTTGGCGCGTCCGGCACAATACGACGCTGACGTTCCGTGGCCGAAACCTGACCAACGCCTTCTATGGCGAGTTCTCCGGCTACCCATCGACCAACGTATATATCGGCGCGCCACGATCCTTCGAGATCGCGCTCGCCGTTCGGATCTAG
- a CDS encoding carboxymuconolactone decarboxylase family protein yields MSRVPLIDPKTATGERKALLDQITGAFGATPGMFRAVANSPAALKMMWAGFGALGAGTLAHKLGEQVAVLIADRNACEYCLAAHTVLGKKAGASAEEMREAQAGRSTDRKTAAALVFAAKVVADRAQLGDADVEALRQAGFTDEQVVELLAHIALNLFTNYVNVAFDVPVDFPRVKLLNAA; encoded by the coding sequence ATGAGCAGAGTTCCGCTGATCGATCCGAAGACGGCAACCGGCGAGCGCAAGGCGCTGCTGGACCAAATCACCGGCGCCTTTGGCGCAACCCCCGGCATGTTCCGCGCCGTTGCCAACTCGCCGGCCGCCCTCAAGATGATGTGGGCCGGTTTCGGCGCGCTCGGTGCCGGGACACTGGCTCACAAGCTGGGTGAGCAGGTTGCGGTGCTGATCGCCGATCGCAACGCCTGCGAGTATTGCCTCGCTGCACACACGGTGCTCGGCAAGAAGGCGGGCGCTTCCGCCGAGGAGATGCGCGAAGCACAAGCCGGCCGCTCCACGGATCGCAAGACCGCCGCTGCGCTCGTTTTCGCTGCGAAGGTGGTCGCGGACCGTGCCCAGCTGGGCGACGCAGACGTCGAGGCGCTGCGCCAGGCAGGCTTCACCGACGAGCAGGTGGTCGAACTGCTCGCCCATATCGCGCTCAACCTGTTCACCAACTATGTGAACGTGGCGTTCGACGTGCCTGTCGACTTCCCGCGCGTGAAGCTGCTGAACGCAGCCTAA
- a CDS encoding NAD(P)-binding protein — translation MPQMEISVDYLIIGAGISGLAFADALLSRSDATMAIIDMRDAPGGHWNDAYPFVKLHQPSSFYGVESRPLGSDARDREGPNAGFHSLAGGPEITGYCHALMRDRLLPSGRVRYLPRTRVEADGTVRHLLSGARTHIAVRRKRVDATRYTNSIPLTHHRGFAVARDVVCIPPNDLPRMAATVTKFTVLGGGKTGMDSCLWLLEGGVAPDRIRWVVPRDQWFVNRARVQPGEDFFDDALEGFVRGREDIAAATSAIDLALRHERSGLWLRLDSRRLPEMFHAAHVSEGELAVLRQIEDVVRLGRVHAIESSRLHLERGSIEAEAGTLYVDCTASALAPVPAEPVFQPGRIVLQPIRFPQIPFSAAYLAVVETTFDEDAEKNRFAAPVPVTTTVEDYIRGLLPDLENRLRAAGEPRLREWIRQSRLDGFARQAAQVDPADASRQALLRRVRQSTEAAYGNLPRLLEAIIDASAG, via the coding sequence ATGCCGCAGATGGAAATAAGCGTGGATTATCTGATTATTGGCGCCGGCATCAGCGGCCTGGCATTTGCCGATGCGCTGCTCTCGCGAAGCGACGCCACGATGGCGATCATCGATATGCGGGACGCGCCCGGCGGGCACTGGAACGACGCATACCCGTTCGTCAAACTGCATCAGCCATCCAGCTTCTACGGCGTCGAGTCGCGCCCGCTTGGCAGCGATGCACGCGATCGCGAGGGCCCGAACGCTGGGTTTCACAGCCTCGCGGGCGGTCCCGAGATCACCGGCTATTGCCATGCGCTGATGCGGGACAGGCTGTTGCCCTCGGGGCGGGTGCGCTACCTGCCGCGCACGCGCGTCGAGGCGGATGGTACCGTGCGTCACCTCCTGTCGGGTGCTCGGACCCACATCGCCGTGCGGCGGAAGCGCGTCGACGCGACGCGCTATACGAACAGCATACCACTGACCCACCACCGCGGCTTTGCCGTCGCGAGAGACGTCGTCTGCATTCCGCCCAATGATCTGCCGCGGATGGCCGCGACCGTCACCAAGTTCACCGTTCTCGGCGGCGGGAAGACGGGGATGGACAGCTGCCTGTGGCTGCTGGAAGGCGGCGTCGCGCCCGATCGCATCCGCTGGGTGGTGCCGCGGGACCAGTGGTTCGTGAACCGTGCCCGCGTTCAACCTGGCGAGGACTTCTTCGACGACGCGCTCGAAGGCTTTGTCCGAGGGCGGGAGGATATCGCGGCCGCCACCTCGGCGATCGATCTCGCACTTCGCCACGAGCGATCCGGGCTCTGGCTTCGTCTCGACTCGCGGCGGCTCCCGGAAATGTTCCATGCGGCGCACGTCTCCGAAGGCGAGTTGGCGGTGCTCCGACAGATCGAAGACGTAGTTCGGCTCGGACGGGTGCATGCAATAGAGTCCAGCCGCCTGCACCTCGAGCGTGGTTCGATCGAAGCGGAGGCCGGCACGCTCTACGTGGACTGCACCGCTTCGGCACTCGCACCCGTGCCGGCGGAGCCGGTCTTCCAGCCCGGACGCATCGTGCTGCAGCCGATCCGCTTTCCCCAGATCCCTTTCAGCGCGGCCTATCTGGCCGTGGTGGAGACGACCTTCGACGAGGATGCCGAGAAGAACCGCTTTGCGGCTCCCGTGCCGGTAACAACGACGGTCGAGGACTATATCCGCGGCTTGCTGCCTGATCTCGAAAACCGATTGCGGGCCGCGGGCGAGCCGCGCTTGCGCGAATGGATTAGGCAATCCCGGCTTGACGGATTTGCCCGGCAGGCAGCGCAGGTGGACCCGGCGGACGCGTCGCGACAGGCATTGTTGCGCCGGGTTCGCCAATCGACCGAGGCAGCCTATGGCAACCTGCCGCGGCTGCTCGAGGCGATTATAGACGCTTCTGCAGGGTGA
- a CDS encoding GNAT family N-acetyltransferase: protein MTLIDADTQHAEEIAALVNAAYRPRERGQGWTDEQGLVAGDRILPAAVIQALACDRFVLLRDFPGSTILACARVSMAEDTVHLSTLAVDPAEQGRGLGTMLIKRVEDWARESGMRSLSISVIQQRQTLIAWYERRGFVATGEVVPFPYDNPAVGRPLRNDLALVTLQKRL from the coding sequence GTGACGCTGATCGATGCAGACACGCAGCACGCGGAGGAAATTGCCGCGCTGGTGAACGCGGCATACCGGCCCCGCGAGCGCGGACAGGGCTGGACCGATGAACAGGGCTTGGTGGCGGGAGATCGTATCCTCCCCGCGGCCGTGATACAGGCACTTGCTTGCGATCGCTTTGTCCTGCTGCGCGATTTTCCCGGAAGTACCATCCTTGCCTGCGCCCGGGTGTCGATGGCCGAAGACACGGTCCACCTCTCGACTCTTGCGGTAGATCCTGCCGAACAAGGCCGCGGGCTGGGCACCATGTTGATCAAGCGAGTCGAAGACTGGGCGCGCGAGTCCGGCATGCGCAGCTTGTCGATATCGGTGATCCAGCAGCGGCAAACGCTGATCGCGTGGTACGAACGGCGGGGTTTTGTGGCGACGGGCGAAGTCGTGCCGTTTCCCTACGACAATCCGGCCGTAGGGCGGCCACTGCGCAACGACCTGGCGCTGGTCACCCTGCAGAAGCGTCTATAA
- a CDS encoding MOSC domain-containing protein, with translation MVSIDTLRVGRAAPHGKDGHRSGIAKHPVDVPTTLTRVGFIGDEQGDLRFHGGPEKAVHHYAAEHYDHWREALPTAACLEPGGFGENLSTRGMDETQIAIGDIFRIGTALVQVSQGRQPCWKLNDRFGIADMAERVQSSGRTGWYYRVLEEGIVASGSECRLIDRPTPDWTLRRVWQIFYLDPLNRAGLEGITALSTLSDSWRDHARRRLETGTIEDWSLRLYGRSGAAAHRATE, from the coding sequence ATGGTGTCGATCGATACCTTACGTGTGGGCCGGGCCGCACCCCATGGCAAAGATGGCCATCGCAGCGGCATTGCCAAACATCCCGTCGATGTACCGACCACGCTGACTCGCGTCGGGTTTATCGGTGACGAACAGGGCGACCTGCGCTTCCACGGCGGCCCCGAAAAGGCGGTGCATCACTATGCGGCCGAACATTATGACCATTGGCGCGAGGCGCTGCCCACAGCCGCTTGCCTAGAGCCCGGCGGCTTCGGTGAAAACCTATCGACGCGCGGGATGGACGAAACCCAAATAGCAATTGGGGACATTTTTCGCATCGGCACCGCGCTCGTGCAGGTCAGCCAAGGCCGCCAGCCTTGCTGGAAGCTCAACGATCGGTTCGGCATAGCGGACATGGCCGAGCGCGTGCAGTCCTCCGGGCGCACCGGCTGGTATTATCGCGTGCTTGAGGAAGGCATCGTGGCGAGCGGAAGCGAATGTCGCCTGATCGATCGACCGACCCCCGACTGGACGTTGCGGCGCGTATGGCAGATTTTTTACCTCGATCCGCTCAATCGCGCGGGTTTGGAAGGGATCACAGCGCTATCCACCCTCTCAGACTCCTGGCGCGACCACGCGCGGCGACGTCTTGAGACAGGGACGATAGAGGATTGGAGCCTGAGACTGTACGGACGCTCGGGCGCCGCAGCCCACCGTGCGACGGAGTAG
- a CDS encoding glutamine amidotransferase, with protein sequence MPKTVVAIRHLMFEDVGCFAPVLEASGYELRYADAGIDSLREPMIEQADVLIVLGGPIGAYQEREYPVLAEELALLHKRLELDLPTLGICLGAQLMARALGAEVRPGPRSEIGFAPLMLTEAGARSPLATFGDAPVLHWHGDVFGLPPGTTRLASTEACTNQAFSRGPNILGTQFHPEGAGDAFERWLIGHAAQLVAEGEDIPSLRQHHAALAPQIRTNAENFLRRWLAELAG encoded by the coding sequence GTGCCAAAGACTGTCGTCGCCATCCGCCACCTGATGTTCGAGGACGTCGGCTGCTTCGCGCCCGTGCTCGAAGCGTCAGGCTATGAACTCCGGTATGCCGATGCTGGCATCGATTCCTTGAGGGAACCTATGATCGAGCAGGCGGATGTTCTGATCGTGCTGGGCGGGCCCATCGGCGCCTATCAGGAGCGGGAATATCCCGTTCTGGCCGAGGAGTTGGCGCTGCTCCACAAGCGTCTTGAGCTCGATCTCCCCACCTTGGGCATCTGTCTGGGTGCACAGCTGATGGCGCGCGCACTCGGCGCAGAAGTGAGGCCGGGACCTCGGTCCGAGATCGGCTTCGCGCCGCTCATGCTAACCGAGGCCGGGGCGCGCTCGCCCCTGGCCACCTTCGGGGATGCGCCCGTATTGCATTGGCACGGGGATGTGTTCGGCTTGCCACCCGGCACGACACGCCTCGCCTCCACCGAGGCCTGTACCAACCAGGCCTTTTCGCGCGGGCCCAACATCCTGGGCACGCAGTTCCACCCGGAAGGGGCTGGCGACGCGTTCGAACGCTGGTTGATCGGCCATGCCGCACAACTGGTGGCAGAGGGCGAAGACATCCCTTCGCTGCGCCAGCACCATGCCGCGCTCGCGCCGCAGATACGCACCAATGCGGAAAACTTCCTCCGGCGGTGGCTTGCGGAATTGGCGGGCTGA
- a CDS encoding redoxin domain-containing protein — translation MPMPISAAPEWQIDRWLNTETPLSLSALRGKVVLAGAFQMLCPGCVSTLIPQLIEVHRTFPAQDLAVIGLHAVFEHHEAMGPAALAAFVHEYRIPFPIAIDHPGPRGDPMPRTMRRYRMQGTPTLLLIDRAGRLRRQMFGHVPDLQLGALLASLLEEQTGPIVDAPVHDAPSASAGGTCTDAACTPR, via the coding sequence ATGCCCATGCCCATCTCCGCGGCGCCCGAATGGCAGATCGACCGCTGGCTGAACACCGAAACGCCGCTCTCGCTTTCGGCATTGCGCGGCAAGGTCGTGCTTGCCGGCGCCTTCCAGATGCTGTGCCCGGGATGCGTCTCGACGCTCATCCCCCAGCTGATCGAGGTCCACCGGACCTTTCCGGCTCAGGACCTGGCGGTGATCGGCCTGCACGCCGTGTTCGAGCATCACGAAGCGATGGGCCCGGCCGCGCTAGCCGCCTTCGTTCACGAATACCGCATCCCCTTCCCCATCGCCATCGACCACCCCGGCCCGCGCGGGGATCCCATGCCGCGCACCATGCGCCGCTACCGCATGCAAGGCACCCCCACCCTGCTCCTGATCGACCGGGCGGGGAGGCTCCGTCGCCAGATGTTCGGGCATGTGCCCGATTTGCAGCTAGGCGCGCTGCTGGCCTCCTTGCTGGAAGAACAAACAGGGCCGATTGTCGACGCCCCCGTCCACGATGCGCCGTCGGCATCTGCCGGCGGAACCTGTACTGATGCGGCCTGCACTCCGCGCTGA
- a CDS encoding MarR family transcriptional regulator: MTAIFDAISEPIAKRVTSGLAKIGLVLRSRAWKGAGTAGVTPTQGHALGLLRDAPDGMRLGAIAKLLGISAPTASEAMNTLVTKGLAAKTPGVDKRSISLVLTPEGEALADQTREWPDFLADAVDTLDAAEQAALLRALVKVIRALQVRDEIPHQRMCVTCEHFRPFVHADKLNPHHCAYVDAAFGDRHLRLNCPEHAEAPASAQEDAWERFTEQGRVSDGSAAANEALVGPVPRQG, encoded by the coding sequence TTGACCGCCATCTTCGACGCCATCAGCGAACCGATCGCGAAGCGCGTGACCTCCGGCCTGGCCAAGATCGGGCTCGTGTTGCGCAGCCGCGCCTGGAAAGGCGCCGGCACCGCAGGCGTCACCCCCACCCAGGGCCATGCGCTGGGGCTGCTGCGCGACGCGCCGGACGGGATGCGGCTGGGCGCGATTGCCAAGCTGCTGGGGATTTCCGCGCCGACCGCCAGTGAGGCGATGAACACGCTGGTCACCAAGGGTCTCGCCGCCAAGACGCCGGGAGTCGATAAGCGCTCGATCAGCCTCGTGCTGACGCCGGAAGGCGAGGCGCTGGCCGATCAGACCCGCGAGTGGCCGGACTTTCTTGCCGACGCGGTCGACACGCTGGATGCGGCCGAGCAGGCGGCGTTGCTGCGGGCGCTGGTCAAGGTGATCCGCGCCTTGCAGGTCCGCGACGAGATCCCGCATCAGCGCATGTGCGTCACCTGCGAGCACTTCCGCCCGTTTGTCCATGCGGACAAGCTGAACCCGCACCACTGCGCCTATGTCGATGCGGCCTTCGGCGATCGCCATCTGCGCCTCAACTGCCCCGAACATGCCGAGGCGCCCGCGAGCGCGCAGGAGGATGCCTGGGAGCGGTTCACGGAGCAGGGGCGCGTGTCCGATGGCTCGGCCGCGGCAAACGAGGCGTTGGTCGGTCCCGTGCCGCGGCAAGGCTAA
- a CDS encoding dihydrodipicolinate synthase family protein, producing MFTGLCAFPPTPSDADGVVDAEAFAMLIDRAASAGVDSICILGSTGGFAYLDPPQRARAVRIAVEACSGRVPIMVGIGAMRTPWCTALARDAEHAGADGLLLPPLAYLPLTEAEVVTHYMAVAAATGLPLCIYNNPSTTHFRFTDDLVGRLAGVPNIAAIKMPPSGDPAASLALLRAATPPGFQIGHSGDWEAAAALGAGMDAWFSVVAGLLPAPALRLTRAAQHGDIQQAQAIDAAFAPLWQLFQTHGSFRLLPDIADRLGLRLGDPPLPLQRVDREVTSQVDACLARLAAI from the coding sequence ATGTTCACAGGCCTTTGTGCCTTTCCGCCGACGCCGAGCGACGCAGACGGCGTCGTCGATGCCGAAGCATTCGCTATGCTAATCGACCGCGCCGCCTCGGCGGGCGTCGACTCGATCTGCATTCTCGGCAGCACCGGCGGCTTCGCCTATCTGGATCCGCCGCAGCGCGCCCGCGCCGTTCGCATAGCGGTCGAGGCGTGCAGTGGACGCGTGCCGATCATGGTCGGAATCGGCGCGATGCGCACCCCCTGGTGCACCGCCCTGGCGCGAGACGCCGAGCATGCCGGTGCCGACGGGCTGCTCCTTCCACCACTCGCCTATCTGCCGCTGACCGAAGCCGAAGTGGTAACGCACTACATGGCGGTCGCCGCGGCCACCGGGTTGCCGCTGTGCATCTACAACAATCCGTCGACCACGCACTTCCGCTTCACCGACGATCTGGTCGGACGGCTGGCAGGCGTGCCCAACATCGCTGCGATCAAGATGCCACCCAGCGGCGATCCCGCGGCATCGCTGGCCCTCCTCCGCGCGGCGACTCCGCCCGGGTTCCAGATCGGGCACAGCGGCGACTGGGAAGCTGCCGCCGCGCTCGGCGCGGGCATGGACGCCTGGTTCAGCGTCGTCGCCGGCCTGCTGCCCGCACCGGCATTGCGCCTCACGCGTGCGGCACAGCATGGCGACATCCAACAAGCCCAGGCGATCGATGCCGCTTTTGCGCCCTTGTGGCAGCTCTTCCAGACCCATGGCAGCTTCCGTCTGCTTCCGGACATCGCCGACCGGCTGGGCCTGCGGCTCGGCGATCCGCCTCTGCCGCTTCAGCGAGTCGACCGCGAGGTCACGTCGCAGGTCGACGCATGCCTGGCACGACTGGCTGCGATTTAG